CGGCCGCCCGACGCTCGTCGACGTCGTCCGCTGACGGCACGGCGACCGACGCGTCGGCCGGGTCGTTCCGGCGGGCGAGTCGCGTCCGGACGCGCTCGAGCGACGGCCGGAGGCGACGACGCGAGAGGGTCGCGATGCCGGCGATCCCCGCGGCGCCGAGGAGGACCTGCAACAGCGGCAGTTCCCGGACCGTCAGGACGGCGGCGGTCAACGGCGGCAGGTCCTCGGAGTGGGAGAGGTCGATGAGCACGTGGTCGGCGTCGGCTGACAGTCGCTGTAAGAACGCCGCGTTATCGGGTTCGTCGATCATCGCGTTGATGGCGATGCTCGGGTCCCCGACGACGACGACCTGCCCCTCCGAGACGTTCTCGACCGCCGCGACGGGATAGCTGTCGAGCGTCTCGTTATCGTCGAGTTCGTCGTTGCGATTGACGTCGCGGTAGGCGTACTCGCTGGTCCGGACGAGCACGGTCGCCTCCTCCTCGTCCGTCTCGAGCGCGGAGGCGTAGTTGAGCGTCAACTGGTCGACGCCCTCGGTGTAGGTGTGGTTCTCGACGCCGGTCGCGACCGGCATCGTCGGCCCGCGGTAGTACTCCTGTTCGTCCCGGAGCACGGCGCCGTCGGTCCGCGTCTCGGCGCCGACGTCGGCCAGCAGTCGGTTCCCGTTCGTCCCGAAGTTCTCGAGGACGACGAGGGTCCCGCCGTTATCGACGAACTGTCGGATTCGATCCACGTCCTCGTCCGCGTACGTCTCGTCGGGGGCGACGACGAACGCGACCGTCTCGTTGGGCTCGTAGTCGCCGTATCGGGCCGTGTCGCGGATCAGTT
This portion of the Haloterrigena gelatinilytica genome encodes:
- a CDS encoding DUF4350 domain-containing protein; the encoded protein is MTVREWLRDGGGLDWPRVLLAALSATVVVALLVAAATSSAAFGPYNPSWDGTSELRQQTASASGAESELIRDTARYGDYEPNETVAFVVAPDETYADEDVDRIRQFVDNGGTLVVLENFGTNGNRLLADVGAETRTDGAVLRDEQEYYRGPTMPVATGVENHTYTEGVDQLTLNYASALETDEEEATVLVRTSEYAYRDVNRNDELDDNETLDSYPVAAVENVSEGQVVVVGDPSIAINAMIDEPDNAAFLQRLSADADHVLIDLSHSEDLPPLTAAVLTVRELPLLQVLLGAAGIAGIATLSRRRLRPSLERVRTRLARRNDPADASVAVPSADDVDERRAAALRDRHPDWDEDRVRRVIAALNRDDMEPDDQ